In a single window of the Halobaculum lipolyticum genome:
- a CDS encoding Sec-independent protein translocase subunit TatA/TatB, with product MLTTLPLFGAIPGGPEMLIILLVLVLLFGANKIPKLARSTGQAMGEFKKGREEVEDELQAMQGDEEDDEEFAADSTDTTDESAESAETVETDTEKN from the coding sequence ATGCTCACCACCCTACCCCTGTTCGGTGCCATCCCGGGCGGTCCGGAGATGCTCATCATCCTGCTCGTGCTCGTGCTGCTGTTCGGCGCGAACAAGATCCCCAAGCTCGCCCGGTCGACCGGGCAGGCGATGGGCGAGTTCAAGAAGGGCCGCGAGGAGGTCGAGGACGAACTGCAGGCGATGCAGGGCGACGAGGAGGACGACGAGGAGTTCGCCGCCGACTCGACGGACACGACCGACGAGAGCGCCGAGAGCGCCGAGACCGTCGAGACCGACACCGAGAAGAACTGA
- a CDS encoding HD domain-containing protein, which translates to MDVRRYDPDADHAFPDERVNEVLAAVESDPEIQTYLRAQNVNAVTRKGYNDHGAKHIEIVRNRALRLYDLLKRGGVEFNGASEQGLDEADEAVIVALAATLHDIGHVVHRDEHAYYSIPLAADVLDRFLQQFDYYGIEERVRVKAEVLHAILCHHTEETPLTLEAGVIRVADALDMERGRSRIPYEKGGRGINTLSSRAISNVELKPGGDPDGRDGDGAPVLVEIEMVNAAGVYQVDNLLKAKLHDSLIDDLVRIVAINTKSDDQLVERIEL; encoded by the coding sequence ATGGACGTCAGGAGATACGACCCCGACGCAGACCACGCGTTCCCCGACGAGCGCGTCAACGAGGTGCTCGCCGCGGTCGAGAGCGACCCGGAGATCCAGACGTACCTCCGCGCGCAGAACGTGAACGCCGTGACGCGCAAGGGGTACAACGACCACGGCGCCAAACACATCGAGATCGTTCGCAACCGCGCGCTCCGGCTGTACGACCTCCTCAAGCGCGGGGGCGTCGAGTTCAACGGGGCCAGCGAACAGGGTCTCGACGAGGCCGACGAGGCGGTGATCGTCGCGCTCGCGGCGACGCTCCACGACATCGGACACGTCGTCCACCGCGACGAACACGCCTACTACTCGATCCCGCTGGCCGCGGACGTCCTCGACCGCTTCCTGCAGCAGTTCGACTACTACGGGATCGAAGAACGCGTCCGGGTGAAAGCGGAGGTGCTCCACGCGATCCTCTGTCACCACACCGAGGAGACGCCGCTGACGCTCGAGGCCGGCGTCATCCGCGTCGCCGACGCGCTGGACATGGAGCGCGGTCGCTCGCGCATCCCCTACGAGAAGGGCGGACGCGGGATCAATACGCTCTCGTCGCGGGCGATCAGCAACGTCGAACTGAAGCCGGGCGGCGATCCGGACGGCCGGGACGGTGACGGGGCGCCGGTGCTCGTCGAGATCGAGATGGTCAACGCCGCCGGCGTCTACCAGGTCGACAACCTCCTGAAGGCGAAACTGCACGACTCGCTCATCGACGACCTCGTCCGGATCGTCGCGATCAACACGAAGAGCGACGACCAACTCGTCGAGCGGATCGAACTGTAG
- a CDS encoding MFS transporter translates to MQLGNSVGLLRNSEFAALAGTAFARSQAYSTLLIALALYADLFGTTGTVEGLFGTAFAVVQLIIVLPLGRRVDTGNAKHWLLAGLAINVVVFLAFMQVESATHVILVRVLQGVGASVLWITGSTVVGTLAPDGENGRWLGSYNQVAAFSSLAGDLVGGYLLFAEGFTFTYLALTAVTIGAFVLVLFNLRDDPGGGTENDAGGGVETLRALLRLPMVRALVVFRLAFSVGKMAVIIFLPILAGTEFGLNAFAIGWILAGGKLTKSLTQGYVGDLSDRVGNKEYFVVVGALLYGVGTALIPLSYYFEGTVTPVTFDAFGGPQALGGAFFSLFGAYMLLGVADSIRLPASMSLFVEEGERYDSVASAMSLRSISWKVGQVAGPVGIGAIKEYVSTSVAFYTAAGFIVVASGVFWVVFRRASAREAALADVDADVADD, encoded by the coding sequence GTGCAGCTAGGCAACTCGGTGGGGCTGCTCCGGAACAGCGAGTTCGCGGCGCTCGCGGGGACGGCGTTCGCGCGGAGCCAGGCGTACTCGACGCTGCTCATCGCGTTGGCGCTGTACGCCGACCTGTTCGGGACGACGGGGACGGTCGAGGGGCTGTTCGGCACCGCGTTCGCCGTCGTCCAACTGATCATCGTGCTCCCGCTGGGACGACGCGTCGACACGGGCAACGCCAAACACTGGCTGCTCGCGGGCCTCGCCATCAACGTCGTCGTGTTCCTCGCGTTCATGCAGGTCGAGAGCGCGACCCACGTCATCCTCGTGCGCGTGCTCCAAGGCGTCGGCGCGTCCGTCCTCTGGATCACCGGCTCGACGGTCGTGGGCACGCTCGCGCCCGACGGCGAGAACGGCCGCTGGCTCGGCTCGTACAACCAGGTCGCGGCCTTCTCCAGCCTCGCCGGCGACCTCGTCGGCGGTTACCTCCTGTTCGCCGAGGGGTTCACGTTCACCTACCTCGCTCTCACCGCCGTCACCATCGGCGCGTTCGTCCTCGTCCTGTTCAACCTCCGCGACGACCCCGGCGGCGGCACGGAGAACGACGCCGGGGGCGGGGTGGAGACGCTCCGGGCGCTGTTGCGCCTCCCGATGGTCCGCGCGCTCGTCGTGTTCCGCCTCGCCTTCTCGGTCGGCAAGATGGCCGTGATCATCTTCCTCCCGATCCTCGCTGGCACGGAGTTCGGGCTGAACGCCTTCGCCATCGGCTGGATCCTCGCGGGCGGCAAGCTCACCAAGTCGCTCACGCAGGGGTACGTCGGCGATCTGTCGGACCGCGTCGGCAACAAGGAGTACTTCGTGGTGGTGGGCGCGCTGCTGTACGGGGTCGGCACCGCGCTCATCCCGCTGAGCTACTACTTCGAGGGGACGGTCACGCCCGTCACGTTCGACGCCTTCGGCGGCCCGCAGGCGCTCGGCGGCGCATTCTTCAGCCTGTTCGGCGCGTACATGCTGCTCGGCGTCGCAGACTCCATCCGCCTGCCGGCGTCGATGTCGCTGTTCGTCGAGGAGGGCGAGCGCTACGACTCGGTCGCCTCGGCGATGAGCCTGCGCTCCATCTCCTGGAAGGTCGGGCAAGTGGCCGGTCCCGTGGGGATCGGCGCGATCAAAGAGTACGTCTCCACGAGCGTCGCGTTCTACACCGCCGCCGGCTTCATCGTCGTCGCGTCCGGCGTGTTCTGGGTGGTGTTCCGGCGGGCGTCGGCCCGGGAGGCCGCGCTCGCGGACGTCGACGCAGACGTCGCCGACGACTGA
- a CDS encoding NAD(P)/FAD-dependent oxidoreductase gives MHTDDEFDYDVTVVGGGPAGLTSALYTTRLGLDTLVVNRGGGRAAMMRDTHNVIGVGEETSGNEFLQQAREQVESYGADYVRGFVEDAEALGGDAADGFRVDTGDDEYTTRRLVLATGFSDERPDPPLPRTGMGLHYCLHCDAYMFVDESVYVMGTGDSAAYVAMIMLNFTDEVDILTRGEDPTWSDDTAEMVENHPIDVIHEDITGMSKDDDGWLESFEFEDGTVREYKGGFPMYGSNYQADLADALGLDREDSGEVAVDDHGRTSVDGVYAVGDLTPGHNQIPVAMGEGAKCGIAIHMDLRAFPRSTEDIAELGPVSESDVPAVSPDLMATAVAHEGHAAGPRADAEDVEGEARADD, from the coding sequence ATGCACACCGACGACGAGTTCGACTACGACGTGACGGTGGTCGGGGGCGGTCCCGCGGGCCTCACGAGCGCGCTGTACACGACCCGGCTGGGGCTGGACACGCTCGTCGTGAACCGCGGCGGCGGCCGCGCGGCGATGATGCGCGACACCCACAACGTGATCGGCGTCGGCGAGGAGACGTCCGGAAACGAGTTCCTCCAGCAGGCACGAGAGCAGGTGGAGAGCTACGGCGCCGACTACGTCCGCGGCTTCGTCGAGGACGCCGAGGCCCTCGGCGGGGACGCGGCGGACGGCTTCCGCGTCGACACCGGCGACGACGAGTACACGACGCGGCGGCTGGTGCTCGCGACCGGCTTCTCCGACGAGCGCCCGGACCCGCCGCTCCCGCGGACGGGGATGGGCTTGCACTACTGTCTCCACTGTGACGCGTACATGTTCGTCGACGAGTCGGTGTACGTGATGGGGACGGGCGACTCCGCCGCCTACGTCGCGATGATCATGCTCAACTTCACCGACGAGGTGGACATCCTGACGCGCGGGGAGGACCCGACGTGGAGCGACGACACCGCCGAGATGGTCGAGAACCACCCGATCGACGTGATCCACGAGGACATCACGGGGATGAGCAAGGACGACGACGGGTGGCTGGAGAGCTTCGAGTTCGAGGACGGCACCGTCCGCGAGTACAAGGGCGGGTTCCCGATGTACGGCTCGAACTACCAGGCGGACCTCGCCGACGCGCTCGGCCTCGACCGCGAGGACTCCGGCGAGGTCGCCGTCGACGACCACGGCCGCACCTCCGTCGACGGCGTGTACGCCGTCGGCGACCTGACCCCCGGCCACAACCAGATCCCCGTGGCGATGGGCGAGGGCGCCAAGTGCGGCATCGCGATCCACATGGACCTCCGAGCGTTCCCGCGCTCGACCGAGGACATCGCCGAGCTGGGTCCCGTCTCCGAGTCCGACGTGCCGGCCGTCTCGCCCGACCTCATGGCGACCGCCGTCGCCCACGAGGGACACGCGGCCGGCCCGCGCGCGGACGCCGAGGATGTCGAAGGCGAGGCGCGGGCGGACGACTGA